A window of the Bacteriovorax sp. PP10 genome harbors these coding sequences:
- a CDS encoding glycosyltransferase family 4 protein has translation MRLGFDGKRATQNFRGLGNYSRGLIEGLLDYSQEEIFLYTPSVADERAQRWLKEHASPRLNIREPQSLLAQKIPSLWRSFSMVTDLKKDNLDLYHGLSHEIPVGLDGAKFKSVVTIHDLIFLRYPEFFPLIDRITYKKKFSYAGKNADMVIAICEQTKRDLIEFLGVDEKKIVVHYQSCDPVFYEMRDFSEQKALMAKYSFDRPFILNVGAFEERKNQLALIEAYAKITNQVEQDLVLIGNGKKYLESCKKKAEDLGLANRIHFLSNIPFNELPVFYQTADLFCFPSHFEGFGLPIVEALFSKTPVITSFGSCFPESAGPDSVYIDPLSVQDISDKMLKVLNDVSLQENMIARGFEFVQQFHRQNVNAKLLECYAKLF, from the coding sequence ATGCGCCTTGGTTTCGATGGAAAAAGAGCTACCCAAAATTTTCGCGGTTTAGGAAATTATTCAAGAGGATTAATCGAAGGTTTACTTGATTACTCTCAGGAAGAAATTTTTCTTTATACTCCTTCTGTTGCTGATGAAAGAGCGCAGCGCTGGTTAAAAGAGCACGCGAGCCCTCGTCTTAATATCCGCGAACCTCAAAGTTTACTTGCTCAAAAGATCCCTTCATTATGGAGATCTTTTTCAATGGTTACTGATCTTAAAAAAGACAACCTGGATTTGTACCACGGACTCTCGCATGAGATTCCAGTTGGGCTTGATGGAGCAAAATTTAAATCGGTGGTGACGATTCACGATTTGATTTTTCTAAGATACCCGGAGTTCTTTCCACTTATTGACCGTATTACTTATAAAAAGAAATTCAGCTACGCCGGTAAAAATGCAGATATGGTTATTGCGATCTGTGAGCAGACAAAAAGAGACTTGATTGAGTTCTTAGGTGTTGATGAAAAGAAGATTGTTGTTCACTACCAAAGTTGTGATCCGGTTTTTTATGAAATGAGAGACTTCTCAGAGCAAAAAGCACTCATGGCCAAATACAGTTTTGATCGCCCGTTTATTTTAAATGTAGGTGCATTCGAAGAAAGAAAAAATCAACTTGCTCTGATTGAAGCTTATGCAAAAATCACCAATCAGGTAGAGCAGGATTTAGTTCTCATCGGAAACGGAAAAAAATATTTAGAAAGCTGCAAGAAGAAAGCAGAGGATTTAGGACTCGCAAATCGTATCCATTTTCTTTCAAACATTCCTTTTAATGAGCTGCCTGTTTTTTATCAAACAGCAGATCTCTTTTGTTTTCCTTCACACTTTGAAGGCTTCGGTCTTCCTATTGTTGAGGCCCTCTTTTCTAAAACTCCTGTCATCACAAGTTTTGGTTCATGCTTTCCGGAGAGTGCTGGCCCAGATTCTGTGTATATTGATCCACTATCAGTGCAGGATATCTCTGACAAAATGCTTAAAGTATTAAACGACGTAAGTTTGCAAGAAAACATGATTGCTAGGGGATTTGAGTTCGTTCAGCAATTTCATAGACAGAATGTGAACGCAAAACTTCTTGAGTGTTACGCTAAGCTATTCTAA
- the pstC gene encoding phosphate ABC transporter permease subunit PstC → MFKLKSKTQDALLFYVLRTISLVVIALLLGIIYILIKAAWPAISSNGIRFLFGTEWNPVEDRYGALPFIFGTLATSLTALLIATPVSVMIALFITEYLPKSFSRIVALLIEMVAAIPSIIFGLWGIFYLAPFVKSTLAPFLKLHFGFLPIFQGPSFGIGILTAALILSIMIVPTISSICRSIFELIPAHQKEASYALGSTKYEMIKLAVLSPSISGITSAVVLGLGRALGETMAVTMLIGNSPIISKSLFSPAATMASVMANEYADANTPLHVSSLCYLALLLFLITFLSNLFARTIVKSFSKG, encoded by the coding sequence ATGTTTAAATTGAAATCTAAGACGCAAGATGCCCTATTATTCTACGTGCTAAGAACCATCTCTTTGGTAGTGATCGCTCTATTATTAGGGATCATTTATATTTTAATAAAAGCGGCATGGCCGGCAATTAGCAGCAACGGAATTCGTTTCCTTTTTGGAACTGAATGGAACCCTGTTGAAGATCGCTATGGTGCTCTCCCATTTATTTTTGGAACATTGGCCACTTCACTGACAGCACTTCTTATCGCTACACCAGTGAGTGTAATGATCGCACTTTTTATTACTGAATACCTTCCTAAATCATTTTCAAGAATCGTTGCTTTATTAATTGAAATGGTTGCGGCCATCCCGAGTATTATCTTTGGTCTTTGGGGTATTTTCTATCTCGCTCCTTTTGTTAAAAGCACCCTTGCTCCTTTTTTAAAACTCCACTTTGGATTTCTTCCGATTTTTCAGGGGCCAAGTTTCGGGATCGGGATTTTAACTGCGGCACTTATTTTATCCATCATGATTGTCCCAACCATCTCTTCAATTTGTAGATCAATCTTTGAGCTTATTCCTGCTCACCAGAAAGAAGCTTCGTATGCACTTGGCTCTACAAAATATGAAATGATTAAACTCGCTGTTCTCTCACCTTCAATTTCAGGAATCACTTCTGCAGTTGTTTTAGGATTGGGACGGGCACTTGGTGAAACCATGGCCGTGACCATGTTGATTGGTAACTCACCGATTATTTCCAAATCGCTCTTTTCTCCGGCAGCAACCATGGCCTCAGTCATGGCCAATGAATATGCTGATGCCAATACGCCACTGCATGTTTCATCACTATGTTACTTAGCACTACTTCTCTTCTTAATAACTTTCCTTTCAAATCTTTTTGCTAGAACGATAGTAAAAAGTTTTTCAAAAGGGTGA
- a CDS encoding HD-GYP domain-containing protein encodes MKNPFDVLEQNSLNYKLTPISFREIFFIAEAPCDIYAQVDGLLKVVLHKKAEISTPVLKELLQKKLANLFVIEDDRNLLKLAQQDNLTSVTRSLSIGDPLEKARLQTNLLTLNMGYLYEDPTDDNNLNLQVQSAKNLATFLFNKPQIHEALYKEFIKQGHHYIFAQPFLSTLFLLGVMKNSRLYIDKDIELFFLTSYFKDIGMSAIPVEKYNDDHLTDDDKKLLASHPQLSVNILKGRVPLPPNHLKIIENHHIYSTLTNQMNLSSKDDPNNIFGFETMMISVMDTVAAMTTDRPFRKAESLYKSLDLIRLLIGEQYPQEFKLIVFYFKNFFKSL; translated from the coding sequence ATGAAGAATCCTTTTGATGTTCTTGAACAAAATTCGCTTAACTATAAGCTCACTCCAATTTCATTTAGAGAGATTTTCTTTATAGCTGAAGCACCATGCGACATCTACGCGCAAGTAGATGGTCTCCTAAAAGTTGTTCTTCATAAAAAAGCAGAGATCAGCACTCCAGTATTAAAAGAGCTGTTACAAAAAAAGCTAGCAAACCTCTTTGTTATAGAAGACGACCGCAATCTCTTAAAGCTTGCTCAGCAGGATAACCTTACCAGTGTCACTCGCTCACTTTCTATTGGTGATCCACTAGAAAAAGCTCGTCTTCAAACCAACCTACTCACTTTGAATATGGGTTACCTTTACGAAGACCCGACAGACGACAACAACCTGAACCTACAAGTTCAAAGTGCAAAGAACCTGGCGACTTTTTTATTCAACAAACCTCAAATTCACGAAGCGCTTTACAAAGAATTTATCAAGCAAGGCCATCACTACATCTTTGCCCAACCATTTCTCTCAACTTTGTTTCTTTTAGGCGTCATGAAAAACTCACGTCTGTATATCGACAAAGATATCGAGCTTTTTTTCCTGACCAGCTATTTTAAAGACATTGGTATGTCGGCCATTCCGGTTGAAAAATACAATGATGATCATTTAACTGATGATGACAAAAAACTCCTGGCCTCTCACCCACAGCTCTCTGTGAACATTTTGAAAGGTCGCGTGCCACTACCTCCCAATCATTTAAAGATCATTGAGAACCACCATATCTACAGCACACTGACTAACCAGATGAACCTCTCATCGAAAGATGATCCGAATAATATTTTTGGATTTGAAACCATGATGATTTCAGTGATGGACACAGTGGCCGCAATGACAACTGACAGGCCGTTTAGAAAAGCAGAGTCTTTATATAAAAGTTTGGATCTGATTCGTCTTTTAATTGGTGAGCAATACCCTCAGGAATTCAAATTGATCGTCTTCTATTTCAAAAACTTCTTTAAATCCCTCTAA
- the phoU gene encoding phosphate signaling complex protein PhoU — translation MDICARDLRDHVLKMASLVEASLSSSLNVEKTMEDVFVLEKKINEFHILIDDACFKYIALKGPTAKDLRTAIAVMKINADLERMGDQAVKIKRHQVTINREILLLKNMALEVNLMVKNALDSFVRSNTKLATDVIHHDQEINAMNRDIVRDYINQIKNNEISFDEGYSIIKISKNLERIGDHAKNIAEDVIFLESGSDIRHNPEYKTGKKDS, via the coding sequence ATGGATATTTGTGCAAGAGATCTTCGCGATCACGTTTTAAAAATGGCCAGTCTGGTTGAAGCCTCTCTATCGAGTTCGCTCAACGTAGAAAAAACGATGGAAGACGTCTTCGTTTTAGAAAAAAAGATTAATGAGTTTCACATCCTGATTGATGATGCTTGTTTTAAATATATAGCGCTTAAAGGCCCTACAGCAAAAGACTTAAGAACGGCAATCGCTGTTATGAAAATCAATGCTGATTTAGAACGCATGGGAGACCAGGCCGTAAAAATCAAAAGACACCAGGTGACTATCAACCGTGAAATTCTTCTATTGAAGAATATGGCCCTTGAAGTAAACCTGATGGTAAAAAATGCTCTTGATTCATTCGTGAGAAGCAATACGAAACTGGCAACCGATGTTATTCATCACGACCAGGAAATCAATGCTATGAACCGCGATATCGTAAGAGACTACATCAACCAGATTAAAAATAATGAAATCAGTTTTGATGAAGGCTACAGTATCATCAAAATTTCTAAAAACTTAGAGCGCATCGGTGACCATGCTAAAAACATCGCCGAAGACGTTATCTTTTTAGAGTCAGGATCAGACATCCGTCACAACCCTGAATACAAAACTGGAAAAAAGGATTCTTAA
- a CDS encoding ATP-binding protein encodes MSLAMIEIRYKKILFFQAFFLFALGAFVYNFFKKSFGLHNVGATFWSFYLLTWFIFIVFNLLFLKFFALPTKGLLKKLESTTLPEDLSWSVIEDTLSKRDVHHQLIQSEYEIENLKYKILLDSLHDPVCIFGQDQIILYSNQTFDLLFNIPDHSKKSSLLEVTRNHEFHDFIKKSISTDEVQKLDEFSFNPIQDSFKKYFEIKVFPLKTIQNYLCVMHDVTERKLADQMREDFVANFSHEVRTPLTILNGQTQTLKILLEKNKEFDAEYKPIFEKLDNNSRRLLSLFNDLLRLTSVEKRKDLFKEEIHIEPIIEGLAEELKINYPLKSIRFTYDFRAPILYVDYNLFEQVMINLIDNAYKYLGALGNVSITTSIVGENSMLEITDDGMGIPEDQLHRIFERFFRVDASRSSEVAGTGLGLSIVKHIVQKHDGKIKVSSKFSKGTTFTILFPNKK; translated from the coding sequence GTGTCGTTGGCCATGATTGAGATTCGTTATAAAAAGATTCTCTTTTTCCAGGCCTTCTTTTTATTCGCGCTAGGCGCTTTCGTTTACAACTTTTTCAAGAAGTCTTTCGGCCTCCACAATGTGGGGGCGACGTTCTGGAGTTTCTATCTCCTGACATGGTTTATCTTTATTGTCTTCAACCTGCTCTTCTTGAAGTTTTTTGCTCTTCCCACTAAAGGACTGCTGAAAAAACTTGAATCAACCACATTACCTGAAGACTTAAGCTGGTCAGTGATCGAAGACACGCTCTCAAAGCGCGATGTCCATCACCAGTTAATTCAGTCTGAGTATGAAATTGAGAATCTAAAGTACAAAATCCTTTTAGACTCTCTTCACGATCCCGTTTGCATTTTTGGCCAAGACCAGATCATTTTATACTCTAACCAGACTTTCGATTTATTATTTAATATTCCTGACCATTCTAAAAAGAGTTCTCTTTTAGAAGTGACCCGCAACCATGAGTTTCATGATTTTATTAAAAAATCTATTTCGACAGATGAAGTGCAAAAGCTAGATGAGTTTAGCTTCAACCCGATTCAGGATTCCTTTAAGAAGTATTTTGAGATTAAAGTTTTCCCTCTTAAAACGATTCAGAATTATCTCTGTGTTATGCACGATGTGACAGAAAGAAAACTGGCCGATCAAATGCGCGAAGACTTTGTCGCCAATTTCTCTCATGAAGTCAGGACTCCTCTTACCATTTTAAATGGCCAGACTCAGACACTAAAGATATTGTTGGAAAAAAATAAAGAGTTCGACGCTGAATACAAACCGATCTTTGAAAAGCTGGATAATAACTCCAGACGTCTTCTAAGTCTTTTTAACGATCTTCTAAGACTGACTTCAGTTGAAAAGAGAAAAGATTTATTTAAAGAAGAAATTCATATTGAACCTATCATTGAAGGTCTTGCAGAAGAGCTAAAAATTAATTATCCGCTGAAGTCGATTCGATTCACTTACGACTTCAGAGCTCCTATTTTATACGTGGACTATAACCTCTTTGAGCAGGTTATGATTAATCTTATAGATAATGCCTACAAGTACCTCGGGGCCCTTGGAAACGTCAGTATTACGACTTCTATCGTGGGTGAAAACTCGATGCTGGAAATCACTGATGATGGGATGGGAATTCCTGAAGATCAACTTCATAGAATTTTTGAGAGATTCTTCAGAGTCGATGCTTCACGCTCCAGTGAAGTGGCCGGAACCGGACTTGGTTTATCAATCGTTAAACATATCGTGCAAAAGCATGACGGTAAAATCAAGGTAAGCAGCAAGTTCTCCAAAGGGACAACTTTTACAATCCTATTTCCAAATAAAAAATAA
- the pstB gene encoding phosphate ABC transporter ATP-binding protein PstB, with product MSNFSDAKVILEAKKLEAWFGDFQAVKGITVDYREKTINAIIGPSGCGKSTYLRCLNRIHEEIEGARTAGEVLLEGKNIYDKKVDVVDVRRRIGMVFQKPNPFPSMTILDNVVIGLRLQGISKRSTLLEAAEVCLKKAALWEEVKDKLNSMGTSLSGGQQQRLCIARALAVNPPVLLMDEPTSALDPIATAKIEELMNEIKKEYTVIIVTHNMQQAARISDFTSFFVYGNMIEHGLSSDIFTNPKEKQTEDYISGRFG from the coding sequence ATGTCGAATTTCAGTGACGCCAAAGTTATTCTTGAAGCTAAAAAACTAGAAGCATGGTTTGGCGACTTTCAAGCTGTAAAAGGGATTACCGTTGATTACCGCGAGAAGACTATCAATGCTATCATTGGTCCTTCAGGTTGTGGGAAATCGACTTACCTGAGATGCTTAAACCGCATTCACGAAGAAATTGAAGGGGCCCGCACAGCAGGAGAAGTTCTGCTTGAAGGGAAAAATATTTACGATAAAAAAGTCGACGTTGTAGACGTTAGAAGAAGAATCGGGATGGTTTTCCAAAAGCCCAACCCATTTCCTTCAATGACAATTTTAGATAATGTCGTCATCGGTCTAAGACTTCAGGGGATCTCAAAAAGATCGACTTTGCTTGAGGCAGCGGAAGTTTGTTTAAAAAAAGCTGCTCTATGGGAAGAAGTTAAGGATAAACTAAACTCAATGGGGACATCTCTTTCAGGTGGTCAGCAGCAACGCCTTTGCATTGCGCGCGCTCTAGCGGTTAATCCTCCGGTTCTCCTGATGGATGAGCCTACCTCAGCACTTGATCCGATAGCTACAGCAAAGATTGAAGAGCTGATGAACGAAATCAAAAAAGAATACACGGTTATTATCGTGACTCATAACATGCAACAAGCGGCCCGTATTTCTGATTTCACTTCCTTTTTCGTTTATGGGAACATGATAGAGCATGGTCTGAGTTCGGATATATTTACGAACCCAAAAGAAAAACAAACTGAGGATTATATCTCAGGGCGTTTCGGTTAA
- the pstA gene encoding phosphate ABC transporter permease PstA, with amino-acid sequence MNYRLYRKFKNTLFLLLTLASALAVLIPLFMIIQFVLVQGASSLSLSFFTELPKPVGETGGGMRHAILGTIYIVLLGAAIAIPIGVTCGVYLSEFRKSKLSKTLKMTVDLMSGIPSIVIGIFAYLTVVVPLKSFSALAGGIALSIIMLPIIIKTSEEILKLVPDHIREAGLALGLPRWKVILFIILKGSISNLLTGMILAISRAAGETAPLLFTAFGNMYYSYSLNEPMASLPVQIYTYAISPYKDWQRQAWAGAFVLMVLILTMNLFARFILTKIKDKKGI; translated from the coding sequence ATGAATTATAGACTGTATCGAAAATTCAAGAACACACTCTTTTTGCTATTAACACTTGCGAGTGCTCTTGCTGTTTTAATTCCGCTGTTCATGATTATTCAGTTCGTTTTAGTACAAGGAGCAAGCTCACTTAGTTTGAGCTTCTTTACTGAGCTTCCTAAACCGGTTGGTGAAACTGGTGGTGGGATGAGGCATGCGATCCTGGGAACAATCTACATTGTTCTTTTAGGGGCCGCGATTGCTATTCCTATTGGGGTGACGTGCGGGGTTTATTTATCTGAGTTTCGTAAAAGTAAACTTTCTAAAACACTTAAGATGACTGTGGACTTAATGAGCGGGATTCCTTCGATTGTTATCGGGATCTTTGCTTACTTAACAGTTGTTGTTCCCTTAAAGAGCTTCTCTGCTCTTGCCGGTGGTATCGCTTTAAGTATCATCATGCTTCCAATTATCATTAAAACATCAGAAGAAATTTTAAAACTGGTACCAGACCATATCCGTGAAGCGGGCCTTGCCCTTGGTCTTCCACGTTGGAAAGTTATTTTGTTCATTATCTTGAAGGGATCGATTTCAAATCTTTTAACCGGGATGATTCTAGCGATCTCTCGTGCGGCCGGTGAAACTGCTCCTCTATTATTTACCGCATTCGGAAATATGTACTACAGCTATTCATTAAACGAGCCTATGGCCTCGCTTCCTGTACAGATTTATACTTACGCGATCTCGCCTTATAAAGACTGGCAACGCCAGGCCTGGGCCGGTGCTTTTGTCCTGATGGTTCTCATTTTAACAATGAATTTATTTGCCAGATTTATTCTGACAAAAATTAAAGATAAGAAAGGGATTTAA
- a CDS encoding flagellin N-terminal helical domain-containing protein, whose product MVETLNVFFKDDLVMRVSTNLNSMTAQRYVQQHTEELATEDMKLSSGDRIVRSAVDPAGLAISETMRAKIRSNYQAERNSNDSISLLQVAEGSLGVMQGMGSRLRELAMQAANDTLGSAERSVMDAEFQQLKNEVERITASTSFNGNNIIKGKESVYDLQVGINGLASDDRIRYDMSKILDSSTNFGIKHVNLRTKEGAQSSLSSIDKMMSDIGSSRAQLGSMSNRIGSVMNNLLVSRENISDSNSKIRDTDVAKEVANKMKGQIAQAASLAMLKNSNEQPNIILKLVS is encoded by the coding sequence ATGGTTGAAACTTTAAATGTGTTCTTCAAGGATGATCTAGTAATGCGAGTCTCAACGAATTTAAATTCGATGACGGCACAAAGGTATGTTCAACAGCATACTGAAGAGCTGGCCACAGAAGATATGAAATTATCTTCAGGGGATCGTATTGTTAGGTCTGCAGTTGATCCCGCAGGTCTTGCGATTTCAGAAACAATGCGAGCAAAAATTCGCAGTAACTATCAAGCAGAAAGAAACTCAAACGATTCAATTTCTCTACTACAAGTTGCAGAAGGCTCACTGGGAGTTATGCAAGGAATGGGTTCTCGTTTACGTGAACTTGCTATGCAAGCGGCCAACGATACGTTGGGAAGTGCTGAGAGAAGTGTAATGGATGCTGAATTTCAGCAACTAAAAAATGAAGTAGAACGTATCACAGCTTCAACAAGCTTTAATGGTAATAACATCATTAAGGGAAAAGAAAGTGTCTACGATCTTCAGGTTGGAATCAATGGTCTGGCAAGCGATGATAGAATCCGTTATGACATGAGTAAGATTCTGGACTCGAGCACTAACTTTGGTATCAAGCATGTTAATTTAAGAACAAAAGAAGGGGCACAGAGTTCACTTTCGTCAATTGATAAGATGATGTCGGATATCGGATCTTCAAGAGCGCAATTAGGAAGTATGAGTAACAGAATCGGATCTGTTATGAATAACCTTTTAGTATCTCGTGAAAATATCTCAGACAGTAATTCAAAAATCCGCGATACAGATGTTGCTAAAGAAGTGGCGAATAAGATGAAAGGTCAGATTGCCCAAGCTGCAAGTTTAGCGATGTTAAAAAATTCTAATGAACAACCAAACATTATTCTAAAACTTGTAAGTTAA
- a CDS encoding response regulator transcription factor, translated as MENANIIVVEDEQEISELILSQLKVLGHNILTFGDGKKALDYIQSNDGKEAANTHLFILDRMLPSVNGMEICKFIRLFNPTKTTPILMLTALSTPEQIVEGLDAGADDYMTKPFDLAILLARVRSLLRRREVSNRTPENKNILRHKELVVDLDQCKVWIEGQLLELTLSEYKILCCFMLSPGKVLTRNQLVEYIQDGPVHVTDRTIDTHIFGLRKKLGDYSAIIETIRGIGYRVVGHD; from the coding sequence ATGGAAAACGCTAATATTATCGTTGTTGAAGATGAACAGGAAATCAGCGAGCTGATTCTGTCTCAACTAAAAGTCCTGGGTCACAACATCCTGACTTTTGGCGATGGTAAAAAAGCTTTGGATTATATTCAAAGTAACGATGGAAAAGAAGCTGCAAACACTCACCTCTTTATCCTGGATCGCATGCTTCCTTCGGTTAACGGAATGGAGATCTGCAAGTTCATTCGTCTTTTTAATCCAACGAAAACAACTCCGATCTTAATGCTGACGGCACTTAGTACTCCTGAACAAATCGTTGAGGGTCTTGATGCCGGTGCTGACGATTACATGACGAAGCCATTTGACCTGGCGATTCTGCTAGCGCGAGTAAGATCACTTCTTCGCCGTAGAGAAGTCAGCAACCGCACACCGGAAAATAAAAACATTCTCCGCCACAAAGAATTGGTTGTTGATTTAGATCAATGTAAAGTTTGGATTGAAGGACAACTTTTAGAATTAACTTTATCTGAGTACAAAATCCTTTGTTGTTTCATGCTTTCTCCAGGGAAAGTCTTAACAAGAAACCAACTGGTAGAATACATCCAGGATGGCCCTGTTCATGTCACAGACAGAACGATTGACACTCATATCTTCGGCCTTAGAAAAAAATTAGGTGACTACTCTGCCATTATTGAAACGATCAGAGGGATTGGTTACCGTGTCGTTGGCCATGATTGA